Below is a window of Chloroflexota bacterium DNA.
ACTTCGGCGTGCACCGGACCTTCGGTGAGACCCAGCCCCGCGACGGCCGCACTGGTCACGTCCTCGACCGCACGCTGAACCTCACCGGGTAGGCGAGATGGTGTTATGTAAAGCGTTTCTTCGAAATAGGGGCCATCGAGGGGATCCGGCTTGTCGAAGACGGCCAGCGTATGCGGCGTCCCCCTTCGCAACAGCCCCTCCACCGCCACCTCCACGCCGGGCGCGAATCGCTCGATCAGCAACGGCGCAGGCAGGTCCTCATCGGACCCCGCCAACATCCGCTGGATTCGCGCCGCCGCAGCGCTGGCTTCCGCTGGAGTGTCGGCCCGGATCACCCCTTGGCTGCCCGACAGTCCCACGGGTTTGATTACCACCGGGAAGCCGAGCTCCGCCGCCGCGGCCGCCGGGTCCGCATCACCGTCAACGAGCGAAAACGCCGGCTGGGGCACGCCGGCCTGCGCCAGCCGCCGTCGCATGGCGGCCTTGTCCCGCGTGAGCGCCGTGGCCGCGGGCGGACTGTGCGCCAGCCCCAATCGCTCGGCGGCAAGCGCGGCCGCCCCGACTCCCGCATCATCCACCGGGACGATGGCATTGAGCGGCGCCTCGTCGGCAAACTCGACGATGGCGTCCGCCGCGATCTCGGGACGGTGCAGCGGCAGCTCGATCACGCGCGATCCAATCACGTCGTCCAGCGCGTGACGTTGCTCGGCGCCAACGACGACCTCGACGCCAAGCTCCCGCGCGGCTTCGAGAAAGTCGGCCGCGCGGTACGCCCGCGTCG
It encodes the following:
- a CDS encoding ATP-grasp domain-containing protein, encoding MRRVLLLLPTRAYRAADFLEAARELGVEVVVGAEQRHALDDVIGSRVIELPLHRPEIAADAIVEFADEAPLNAIVPVDDAGVGAAALAAERLGLAHSPPAATALTRDKAAMRRRLAQAGVPQPAFSLVDGDADPAAAAAELGFPVVIKPVGLSGSQGVIRADTPAEASAAAARIQRMLAGSDEDLPAPLLIERFAPGVEVAVEGLLRRGTPHTLAVFDKPDPLDGPYFEETLYITPSRLPGEVQRAVEDVTSAAVAGLGLTEGPVHAEVRVDGDAVAVIEVAARSIGGLCARSLRFGLGVSLESLILRHALDLPLRDTTAAHAASGVMMLPISRAGVLVEVGGREAALDVSGIVGLEITIAPGGWVEPLPEGDRYLGFMFARGETPAAVESALRRAHAKLEVEIDPNRAPRRRPGTESPEAGC